The sequence ttttcaaactaaaaaaatatttgcatattcatgggTTTTGGATTTTTCAATAAGAGAGAAGGAATAGATCTCTTTTCAAGGAGGTATTTGAatctttttgtggaaaaaccataagagacacaaagaagaatatttttttatatgtcatcaaacatgtctggaagggataTTTAATATGTGCTTACTATGGTGACTGCTTTCTGTTACAGAACTGGGCCCCTGCAGGCTGCGAGAAGTTAGGAAAGTGTCTCAAAGTGCCAAAATCTATGCCCTGGAAGTGTGACTGGCCACACTAAGAGCAAAACCGCTGAGCCAGACACGAAGATGAGGAAGTAAAACCTGAAGATGTGCCTTTCTACAGATCAACAAACAACCttattatttaaagaaaaatgtttttaattatttgtaaaataattatGCACAATGCTGAAGAGATGGACGTGGAGTACAACCAAGGGAATTTCAGTATGTTGTATCACAACATTACACTGattatgcaatattttttttattttaatgcattttaaactGTGATTTTGATGAGCTGTTTTCTGGAAACACACACTCcgtggttggttggttggttggtggTTTAAGTCATTACTCATTTAAGTGATGTTGAGCAATTAGTGAAATGCTTATTTTTGGTCAGATCTAATGTTATAGATTATatagattgattttttttggattCATTCTGGTTAAGTGGATAAATTCTGTATATTTTCTACATATACTTAATGTTGTAATTACACTgcaagaaatgtgttttataataaaagggatttttattatgttgtatCAAGACTGTTTTTGTACTGTTATAAATAAAGCAATTAATATGGGTACTGTACAAACACAGCTGCGTGCATtatgtgctcacacacacaaacacatatagggaaatattttgttatgaaaaaatgttttgtggcTCTGCTCATGTGGCTTAAAATACCTGACATGTAGTTTCACTATGAGGTCAGTGGTACTTTttaaaacatccaacaatgtATAGTTGTTcaacttaacacacacaaaaaaacaaagtgccTCGAGTGTTTtccaaacaaaattaaacaaacttCTTCCATTACTAGCAGGTCCCTGATGGAGATCattcttcattcattcttcaGCTTTGAGTATATTTTCTTATAAAGGTCAGAGCATTATATAAATGTCCTATTTTGCTTTTTCAGTCATGCAGAAGTAACCGCTGGTGTAAAAATATTGCATATATTCTTACTAACTGTTATTTCCTTTACAGCTTAAAGGAAATTGCATGTTTCAGGAAACAGACAGCGTGAGCCGTCTTCTGCAAATGAACCTCCACTATCATGTCAGAGGATCAAAATATAACAACGACCATGGACGTGGACACTGCTTTTCTCAAATCGAAGAGAGGCATCCTGAAACTAGCAGAGATGGTGAGACATTTGTATATTAAGTTTTTTGCAGCAGATgtacactgaaacacagaataCGTGTACACATTAGAAAGGGGAACAGATATATGAAGCAAGAGCAGGAAAGACACAAAGCTCGTCTGACATATTTTAGTAAACCATGTTTCTAAAACTAGTTTGTTGATAACATGACCCACATTAACATGCCGAGAGCAATTTAGATGCTTTAGCAAAAGAGCGTTTGGAAAAATGGTTTGAAAATGTGACATGGAAAATCAGGGTTGGTTCAGGGTCAGATTGCTTAGTTCCTCTTTCTCAAGAAAAAACTGTCATGTGCACCACAAAAGAATGCCATGACTGATGTGCTGCTCTCTACTGGAAGATTAGTGAAAAATCACAAGTCATGGTATTAAAATTCaagcatttttattatttcaatgcatgttgttttatgtatgaCTTATATTTTGTTGCCATAAGAATGAATCAGTGTAttgtgtctgtttatttctgctttaggTGACTCTGTTTGTGGCGTTCGTGTGTTTTGCCACAGCATCCAGATCAGAGCACATTGCAGCCACGTTCATAGAGTTGCTGATCACTTCATTTCTGCTGTTACTGTACCTGCTCAAACTCAACAAGAAGTTTACTCTCTTCTTTTGGCCTCTCGTTGTGGGTGAAGTGTTATTCCTTGTGAGAACTGAATATTATAACTACGTGTGGCATTTAATAAGTTAATAAAACTTAATCtggtttctcttctcttcaggatgctttcaattcagtttttgcAGCAGTCTACTTTCTCGTCTTGAGTTTTATTGCCTTGAGAACATACGCTTTCACAGGCACACTGGTTGGAGGGgtgagaaatatatttttattctataaTTGCAATCTCACATCTCATTGCATGGGCAAAATTTGACACAAGGATTTTAGTTTTGccatacaataaaatacactttccactttatttgtgtacatgtgttggatgcacacaccaacacacatacacacacacagacacacacacacacacacacacacacacacacacacacacacacacacacacacacacacacacacacacacacaggaacccAGATGTGTTGACATGTTGCATTTATTCTGTGATTTGTTATTTGCAGATAATTGGTTTCTTGTCAGCTGGGCTGCTGACTGTGGACACCTACACAATTTTCAAGAACATCACATTCAACAAGCCAAGAAATGAAACCCAGAATCAAGTCAGTcaagacatgacatgaaaaaaataaataaataaaaatgcagcatTCTGTGAGAATTAACAAGATTATTTTCTTTCACGTGCTCTGAAATATTAATAACTTACTTGCTTGCTTATTGTAAAGCTTTATTGCACAATGTTTCAAAAAGTGTGCACCAGTTCAAAGTTTTTGCCAGTTTTCACCATGTTTAAGATTCCAACTGTAATCCAGTCTAATGCTGTAActtgtattgtaattttttgaaaaatattttaaatgtttgttaaattgaaataaatcttGCTGagacaacaaataacaaaaaaaaaaaaagaaagaaagaaaaaaaaagactttttctttgccctcatgacatcatcagtgggGATATTTCCACTCCACTGGGTCAGTGCTGAGTTGTATAGCCTACAGCTGGGGGCATCGCATTTCACATCTGGAGAAAGCAGATGTTGCACTTTCTGGGAGCTCGCGCTGCGTTTCCGCGCTGTCATTGTTTCCGTTTCCACCTCCGAGAAGCCTCACGCCTCCACATATCTTTCTGTTTTGCCCTGAATCTGGTACGTTACGTGTAGTTTGAGGAgttaatttttcttttcaacaatGGGGGACATCGAGGCTCCCAACGCGAACCAGCCGCGCCAGACTATCTTACTCTCCATTCTTCCCGGCAAAGAGTTCGCCTCTTCAAGGAAAGGAATGCTGCTTATTGCTGAAGTGGTAAGAAATGAGCAGAGGAATCACTTCTTAAACAAATGATACTGTTACTGAACCACTGCGTCGCCTAGTGCGCACAAAAATCAAACCGCGCTGCGTTCTTGGGTACTTTTATCTGCAGTTTCCTAACAGTTATGGCAGCTATTGCTTCAATGCACATGTAGAAATGACTTTAACAGACTGGTAAACTGTCATCTATAAAATAGGTCGGTCAGTGTTTCCGTCACAAGGTTTCCATTACTAAAGGGAGGAGCAGTAAGGGGTTATAGCAGCTATGGAGTGGCCTAAACTCCTAAAACTTGgaataaacttttaaactggATAATGATACACAAAGAAGAGTCTCATTGTTGCCTGCATGACTCATCTGCGCTGTTATGTGTGCTTCTAAATAACAGTCTGAGCTTCTCTCAAtctctgtgtttgtggataATCAATTGAAAAAGCTAAAGCTCATAGAGAAGTTACTTTGGATTGACTGGGTGGATGTGGGGGGGATTTCAGCATCAGGCATTTGTGGGAAGGGGTCTGTGTGACCCCTCACATTTATCTCATGTGCATTCAGGTCATGCTGGGCTGTGAGAGAGCAGTCATCTTCCACACAGTCACATCCTTCATTCTGTTGCCATAATATGAACTCACTCACACAATCCAGCCTCTTTACTGCCACTTCACTGTGTGACTGTCATCTTCACTCCTATGGCTAAAACTCTGCAGTATCAGACAACTAAAAAACCCCCCTGGCCTCTGCTGACAGTAGAAAGCAGAAGTGAAGACTGATTTAAACTTTTGTAGTGTTGTAATGGTTTGAAAACGTTAGGACATTTGTGATAATGccataatcataaaaaataattcactGCTATGAAATAGAGCATGAACCTTCAAGGCAAAAATGAGTTCCTCACATAAAATGACATactgtgttttaaatagttGTGGCTTTTTTTAGGCCATCGCAGATCATGAAATATGATGTGGCAAGATCCGGGTGCCTTATACCAACTCTGCtaaacagatactctgctgtgtgtatgtagtACGAGTGTAAGGTAGCACAATAATAATTTACAGTGTGCATGCTTTTGATTCTTTATCTTTGGCATTTAAAAGGTCAATTCACCCAAATTATGCCAACACAGTGTCTCATTTACTAGTGGTATTGAACCATGcagattt comes from Thunnus maccoyii chromosome 1, fThuMac1.1, whole genome shotgun sequence and encodes:
- the LOC121900666 gene encoding proteolipid protein 2 — protein: MSEDQNITTTMDVDTAFLKSKRGILKLAEMVTLFVAFVCFATASRSEHIAATFIELLITSFLLLLYLLKLNKKFTLFFWPLVDAFNSVFAAVYFLVLSFIALRTYAFTGTLVGGIIGFLSAGLLTVDTYTIFKNITFNKPRNETQNQVSQDMT